The following are from one region of the Pleurodeles waltl isolate 20211129_DDA chromosome 4_1, aPleWal1.hap1.20221129, whole genome shotgun sequence genome:
- the LOC138287080 gene encoding proto-oncogene Mas-like — protein MIHLNSLPSNTTGNTTEWNNSNITLDADDVVLTTFSLLLFFFGLFGNGMVFWYLCFRMKRNKFTVYILNLCVADFMSLIVYSLLLVCMMVDLTQSTIPPAGIIPLEILFIVGYNTDLYLLTAISFERCLSVLHPIWYQCKRPKHQSAIVCGLLWSLSCLVTLLEYFACTEDTLEALGITTSCNLGIFVFMCLLHFSLFIPLMVISNLVLLIQVRRTSLKTHSSKLYIVIAITVFIFLLSAVPPRVISMLKYQEIQDQKLFRYLSVFCSSINSSSNPFIYFFVGSQKRLRCQGSVAEVLQTVFKDSSESLEQGLETVLSTKRQSGYHSNDQ, from the coding sequence ATGATTCACCTGAACTCTTTGCCCTCGAATACTACAGGAAATACCACTGAATGGAACAACAGCAACATAACTTTAGATGCAGATGATGTAGTCCTTACAACGTTCTCTCTTCTACTCTTCTTCTTCGGCTTATTTGGCAACGGGATGGTCTTCTGGTACCTTTGCTTTCGGATGAAAAGGAACAAGTTTACTGTCTACATTCTCAACTTGTGTGTGGCAGACTTCATGTCTCTCATTGTTTACTCATTACTTCTTGTGTGCATGATGGTTGACTTGACTCAGTCTACTATACCTCCAGCCGGTATAATCCCACTAGAAATCTTGTTCATAGTGGGGTACAACACTGACCTCTATCTCCTAACAGCCATCAGCTTCGAGAGATGCTTGTCTGTACTTCATCCCATCTGGTACCAATGCAAGAGACCAAAGCACCAGTCGGCTATTGTCTGTGGTCTCCTTTGGTCTCTGTCCTGCTTGGTCACTTTGCTAGAATACTTTGCATGCACAGAAGATACCCTTGAAGCTCTTGGTATCACCACTTCATGCAACCTTGGTATATTTGTCTTCATGTGTCTCCTACACTTCTCATTATTTATCCCACTTATGGTCATCTCCAACCTGGTCCTGCTGATCCAGGTACGAAGGACCTCACTTAAGACTCACTCATCAAAGCTGTACATTGTTATTGCCATCACAGTCTTCATCTTCCTCCTTTCGGCTGTGCCACCAAGAGTGATCTCCATGCTGAAATACCAAGAAATTCAGGACCAAAAGCTCTTCAGATACTTATCAGTCTTTTGCTCCAGTATCAACAGCAGCTCCAACCCATtcatatacttctttgtgggaagTCAGAAGAGGCTGCGGTGCCAGGGGTCGGTGGCAGAGGTCTTACAGACGGTTTTTAAGGACAGTAGTGAGTCACTAGAGCAAGGACTGGAGACGGTACTCTCAACTAAACGCCAAAGTGGATACCACAGCAATGACCAATGA